GACCCATAAAAGTGCCTACTGCTGCGAGCCTGAACAGTTTCGGGACGGACAGCAGGATAGAATCACCCTGTGTTCTCGCGCTTGCTGCACGAACGTATCCGCCCCGTCGAGGTGCTGCAAGAGCGGCTCGGGACGCGGGTGGAGCGGGCAGTGTGGCGTGGCGAACAGGTGCTCGTCAAGACGCTCACCAGTGACGATCCGGAAATGATCATGCGCTTTCAGCGTGAAGGCGACATCGCGGCACGGCTGAGCACCCATCCGAACATTGTGCCCTTGCTGGGGCACACCAGAACGCAGCTGATCTACCGCTTCATCGAAGGAGGCGATCTGCGCTGCAAGTTTGAGCGTGGCGTGCTGGAAGTCCGTGAGGCAGTCGACCTGATGCGCGGTCTGATGGCGGCCATCGGTCACGCGCATGCCCGGGGGATCACCCACCTGGACCTCAAACCGGAAAACATCCTGCTCGAAGGTGGGCGGGTGCGCGTCACCGATTTCGGCCTGTCGCACGATCGCGCCGCACCGCGCATCACCCGCCTGGGAGAGCGCTTCGGCACACCGCACTACATGCCGCCCGAACAGTACAAGGGCGTCCGCAACGATCCGCGCAGTGACCTGTACAGTGCGGGCGTCATTCTGTTTGAGGCGCTCGCGGGTACTCCGCCGTACCGCGACCCCTTCAGCTGGCTGGCTGGCATTCGTGACGAGCGCGTGCCGCTGCCGCACCCCCAGGCGCTGCACCCGCTGCTCGAAATGGCGCTGGCGCGTGATCCTGCAAGGCGCCCGTCGAGCGCCATCGCCTTTCTGATCGAACTGGAGCGCGCAGCCGAACAGTTGCGCCTGGACGGATAGCGCCGAGAGGAGACATGGGCGCTTCGTTTGGCCTTCGGGGCAGCGTCCCTGCGTGCAGCTGCGATTGGTGTTCTATGCTGAGGGTGTGATTCTGGGCTTCACCGGCAACCGTTTTCTGGTCGAGCAGACTGCCCGCCGGGTTCTGGCCGAGCGCGGACTCACCCTGCGTGACCTGCCGCGTCTGGGCGGTGAGGACGTGAACACCGAGGTGCTGGCACCGTTGCTGGTGCCGTCGCTGTTCGGTGAGGCGTCCGTGGTGGTGGACCTCGAGGGAGTCAAGGTCGGCAAGGAACTGCTCGATCTGCTCAGCGGCGCCGACGCCACCGTCGCTGTTCTGGACGCTGCGGCGCCCGCGACCCGGCTCAAGCTGTATCAGAATCGCGGCGAACATTTCGCTTCGCCTGCGCCCGAAAAGCCCGGTGATGTTGCCGGATGGGTGGCGGTGCGCGCCCGTGAGCACCAGCTCAAGCTCGACCGCGACTCGGCGCTGTACCTGGCCGAGGTTTTTGGCAGCGACCTGGCGTCAATCGAGGGAGAGCTGACCAAGCTGGTTTTTGTGGACGGCCGGCTTGACCGCCAACGGGTCATGCGTGTGGTAGGTCGAGAGACGCCAGGGGACAGCTTTGCCATGCTGGGCGCCGCCACGACCGGGCGGCCTCAGGAAGCCCTCGCGCAGCTTTCACGGCTGCTCGGTGGCGGTGAGGACGCCTTCAAGCTGATGGGAGCGGTGGTGTGGCAGTACAGCCT
The Deinococcus peraridilitoris DSM 19664 genome window above contains:
- a CDS encoding serine/threonine-protein kinase, which codes for MFSRLLHERIRPVEVLQERLGTRVERAVWRGEQVLVKTLTSDDPEMIMRFQREGDIAARLSTHPNIVPLLGHTRTQLIYRFIEGGDLRCKFERGVLEVREAVDLMRGLMAAIGHAHARGITHLDLKPENILLEGGRVRVTDFGLSHDRAAPRITRLGERFGTPHYMPPEQYKGVRNDPRSDLYSAGVILFEALAGTPPYRDPFSWLAGIRDERVPLPHPQALHPLLEMALARDPARRPSSAIAFLIELERAAEQLRLDG
- the holA gene encoding DNA polymerase III subunit delta — protein: MQLRLVFYAEGVILGFTGNRFLVEQTARRVLAERGLTLRDLPRLGGEDVNTEVLAPLLVPSLFGEASVVVDLEGVKVGKELLDLLSGADATVAVLDAAAPATRLKLYQNRGEHFASPAPEKPGDVAGWVAVRAREHQLKLDRDSALYLAEVFGSDLASIEGELTKLVFVDGRLDRQRVMRVVGRETPGDSFAMLGAATTGRPQEALAQLSRLLGGGEDAFKLMGAVVWQYSLVARCVALLQEERSVNEQTAATRLGVRPYPAKKALDVARRLSEAKIRSHLCRILEADQGMKSGADPELTLERLMVNLSL